Proteins encoded by one window of Chondromyces crocatus:
- a CDS encoding cyclic peptide export ABC transporter, which translates to MTILELLRKEAADGRRRILVSAGLAGGANALVLGFANLAAENPGDSAVRSFVMFVLAVAIYGYGARYTYNRLAEIVQNALLRIKIRIVDRVERAELEQLERIGVGEINDRITENMTIISDSSGLLANLLQSVCILLFATLYLVSLSAPAFVMMVFVLGTGMTVYMSMHREVREHLMRAAQKRLVFFETLMDLLGGFKEVKFSRRRGSDLRKEIVETGEALRDSTLKAAYMFNDHWIFANILLFALIGALVFVLPAHAEVDASTVKSLVAAGMFIWGPVGGVVGGFPAYVRCNVALGQIETLEAKLASAIQDTAPGQEPVDPWKGAIQAIQAEDIEYEYPTEKGNGNGGSFRIGPMSLSVSAGEVLFIVGGNGSGKSTFLKVLTGLYPPTRGRLSADGIPVRGKNVAVYREQISAIFSDFHLFAKLYGLLGTDEAEVQPLLVQMQLEDKTAFKADRFTRRNLSTGQKKRLAMIVALLEDRPIYVFDEWPADQDPEFRKYFYEELLPELQKKGKTVIAVSHDDRYFHCADRVVKLADGKILSIEAGAALKGRTKVGGDADEGASS; encoded by the coding sequence ATGACGATCCTGGAACTGCTGCGCAAGGAGGCCGCGGATGGGAGGCGCCGCATCCTGGTGTCCGCGGGCCTGGCAGGCGGCGCGAACGCGCTCGTGCTGGGGTTCGCGAACCTCGCCGCCGAGAACCCTGGCGACTCGGCGGTGCGCTCGTTCGTGATGTTCGTGCTGGCCGTCGCAATCTACGGCTACGGCGCCCGGTACACGTACAACCGGCTGGCGGAGATCGTCCAGAACGCGCTGCTCAGGATCAAGATCCGGATCGTGGATCGGGTCGAGCGCGCCGAACTCGAACAGCTGGAGCGCATCGGCGTCGGGGAGATCAACGACCGGATCACCGAGAACATGACGATCATCTCCGACTCCTCCGGGTTGCTCGCCAACCTGCTGCAGTCGGTGTGCATCCTGCTCTTCGCGACGCTCTACCTCGTCTCGCTCTCGGCGCCGGCGTTCGTGATGATGGTCTTCGTCCTGGGGACGGGGATGACGGTGTACATGTCGATGCACCGTGAGGTGCGCGAGCACCTCATGCGTGCGGCCCAGAAGCGGCTCGTCTTCTTCGAGACGCTCATGGATCTGCTGGGGGGCTTCAAGGAGGTCAAATTCAGCCGGCGCCGCGGGAGCGACCTGCGGAAGGAGATCGTCGAGACCGGCGAGGCGCTGCGCGACTCCACGCTGAAGGCCGCCTATATGTTCAACGATCACTGGATCTTCGCGAACATCCTGCTCTTCGCGCTGATCGGGGCGCTCGTCTTCGTGCTCCCCGCGCACGCCGAGGTCGACGCCTCGACCGTGAAGAGCCTGGTGGCTGCCGGGATGTTCATCTGGGGGCCCGTGGGGGGCGTGGTCGGCGGGTTCCCCGCCTACGTTCGCTGCAACGTCGCGCTCGGGCAGATCGAGACCCTCGAAGCGAAGCTCGCGTCGGCCATCCAGGATACGGCCCCTGGTCAGGAGCCCGTGGATCCGTGGAAGGGGGCCATTCAGGCCATCCAGGCGGAAGACATCGAGTACGAGTACCCGACCGAAAAGGGAAACGGGAACGGGGGATCGTTCCGGATCGGCCCGATGAGCCTGAGCGTCTCCGCTGGGGAGGTGCTGTTCATCGTCGGCGGCAACGGGAGCGGGAAGTCGACGTTCCTGAAGGTGCTGACCGGCCTGTATCCACCGACGAGGGGGCGCTTGTCCGCGGATGGCATTCCCGTCCGCGGAAAGAACGTGGCGGTGTACCGCGAGCAGATCTCGGCGATCTTCTCGGACTTCCACCTGTTCGCGAAGCTCTACGGACTCCTCGGCACCGACGAGGCCGAGGTGCAGCCCTTGCTCGTGCAGATGCAGCTGGAGGACAAGACCGCGTTCAAGGCAGACCGGTTCACCCGTCGCAACCTGTCCACGGGCCAGAAGAAGCGCCTGGCGATGATCGTGGCGCTCCTCGAGGACCGGCCGATCTATGTCTTCGACGAGTGGCCTGCCGACCAGGACCCCGAGTTCCGCAAGTACTTCTACGAGGAGCTGCTGCCGGAACTTCAGAAGAAGGGGAAGACGGTGATCGCCGTGAGCCACGACGACCGCTACTTCCACTGCGCCGATCGGGTCGTGAAGCTCGCTGACGGGAAGATCCTGTCGATCGAGGCGGGCGCCGCGCTGAAGGGGCGCACGAAGGTGGGGGGAGACGCTGACGAGGGGGCGTCGTCATGA
- a CDS encoding non-ribosomal peptide synthetase yields the protein MSTLREFLSDLDQRGVRLWEEGDQLRCKAPRGVLTPELAKALAERKPEILAFLRAAGGREGSSPGATVAMRRIMARDRMPLSFEQQRFWFLDRLGSGAAYNMPGRLKLEGPLDTGALERAIQEIVVRHESLRTTFQMTEGELHQVIHTGVRAPFSVVDLQALPASEQGEEASRRMREEAHRPFDLSRDVMLRVVLLRLAAEEHMLLFTVHHIVSDAWSMTILTRELSAIYTAFVAGEPSPLPPLPLQYGDFAAWQRGLDVGRALDFWKRALQKPLPLLELPFDAQPPTAQDHRGGQVTGRVAREVTDALRALAREEGCTPFMVTLAAFKLLLHRLTGQEDLILGTPSIGRNQPETEGMIGLFLNVLALRTDLSGNPTFRELLRRVRKGTLDAFAHQEAPFEKVVEAIQPDRRPGRDPVFEVMLNYVNTPAAAVASSQLRISAPVNTEPDALRALTLYVSEAEDALDLELVYQRALFGAGRMEALLDAFVGLFAQVVASPDQVLGAYSLVTEASRRLLPDLRTVLDVPSHAPITERLREWAERTPEHTAVEWAGRGYSYAELWRSVEGIARGLLAQGLRKGDVVAVHGSRSFGTVASLFGVLLCGGVLLPLADNLPRLRREAMLRVGEAKFVLEVVDADGEAGGERAPAEGRRVFEVDAQSGRLEVALAEAHSFPELREEDPAYIMFTSGTTGEPKGILGVHRGLAHFLAWQRTTFEIGPSERCANYAGLSFDLTLRDVFLAPTSGATLCLPPRGLELEGAGFLAWLARERITLAHPVPSLALAWLQHAPEGYTCPSLRWTLFLGEPLTDTLVTAWRKVFPATVVANFYGPSETTMAKCFYVVPEPPNHGIQPIGSPLPQTQAFVLRPDGKLCGIGEPGEIVLRTPFRTLGYVNPGPDDRRFVPNPEREDPRDLLYRTGDRARYRPDGTIDILGRVDNEVKINGVRVQPEEIKALLDRHPHVRGSVVVVSARQGEKRLVAYVVLHQGASLDTKELRHYLAQRLPAALVPSAFVSLDAIPVTPNGKVDVRVLPAPVSETVEGFSVPRNEIERRMVQLWQELLDRHAVGIHDNFFEIGGHSLVAVHLMARIHQVFGQHLPLSALFAHPTIETLASSLEVEGAQEQASPLVPIQPKGARAPFFCAPGLGGNVLYLHHLARALGPDQPFYGLQAVGMDGRATPHTTVEAMAAAYIQRVKQVQPEGPYHLGGHSFGGQVAFEMAQQLRRAGDDVGLLAIFDSGPPCATDEEKPTTDQAGALSEMAAILGFMAGREMRLDPEALRPLSAEERLVRFKQMMEAAKLLPANTDLQQVRGWLSVFESNYRMTYAPSDVRAVRTVYFCAREQAPEVREQRLAGWKRHTSMEVVDLDGSHQSILSEPRVRTLAERLTDLLQRRPG from the coding sequence ATGAGTACGCTCCGGGAGTTTCTATCCGACCTCGATCAACGAGGCGTCAGGCTGTGGGAGGAAGGCGACCAGCTTCGCTGCAAAGCGCCGCGGGGTGTCCTGACGCCGGAGCTGGCGAAGGCGCTGGCGGAACGCAAGCCAGAGATCCTGGCGTTCCTGCGTGCCGCAGGCGGTCGGGAAGGAAGCTCTCCGGGCGCGACGGTAGCGATGCGACGGATCATGGCGCGCGACAGGATGCCGCTGTCGTTCGAGCAGCAGCGCTTCTGGTTTCTGGATCGGCTCGGCAGCGGTGCCGCGTACAACATGCCCGGGCGGCTGAAGCTCGAGGGCCCGCTGGACACGGGCGCACTGGAGCGGGCGATCCAGGAGATCGTCGTCCGGCACGAGTCGCTGCGCACGACCTTCCAGATGACGGAAGGGGAGCTGCACCAGGTGATCCACACGGGGGTGCGCGCGCCCTTTTCCGTGGTGGATCTCCAGGCGCTTCCGGCTTCCGAGCAGGGCGAGGAAGCATCGCGCCGGATGCGTGAGGAGGCGCATCGCCCCTTCGATCTGAGCCGCGATGTGATGCTCCGGGTCGTGTTGCTGCGGCTCGCCGCGGAGGAGCACATGCTGCTCTTCACGGTGCATCACATCGTCTCCGATGCGTGGTCGATGACGATTCTCACCCGAGAGCTGTCCGCGATCTACACCGCCTTCGTGGCAGGCGAGCCGTCGCCCTTGCCGCCGCTGCCGCTGCAGTACGGGGATTTCGCCGCATGGCAGCGGGGGCTCGACGTGGGCCGCGCGCTCGACTTCTGGAAGCGCGCACTCCAGAAGCCGCTGCCGCTCCTGGAGCTGCCGTTCGACGCTCAGCCGCCCACGGCGCAAGATCATCGCGGGGGGCAGGTCACGGGCCGTGTGGCGCGTGAGGTGACCGACGCACTCCGAGCGCTCGCGCGCGAGGAGGGCTGCACCCCGTTCATGGTGACGCTCGCGGCGTTCAAGCTCCTCCTTCACCGGCTGACTGGCCAGGAAGATCTGATCCTCGGAACGCCGAGCATCGGACGCAACCAGCCCGAGACCGAGGGGATGATCGGACTCTTTCTGAACGTCCTCGCGTTGCGCACCGACCTGTCGGGGAATCCCACGTTCCGGGAGCTGCTCCGGCGCGTGCGCAAGGGGACGCTGGATGCTTTCGCGCATCAGGAGGCGCCCTTCGAGAAGGTGGTCGAGGCCATCCAGCCCGATCGGCGGCCAGGGCGCGATCCCGTCTTCGAGGTGATGCTCAACTACGTGAACACGCCGGCCGCCGCGGTGGCGTCTTCCCAGCTCAGGATCTCGGCGCCCGTGAACACCGAGCCGGATGCCCTGCGCGCTCTGACGCTCTATGTCTCCGAGGCCGAGGACGCGCTGGACCTGGAGCTGGTCTACCAGCGCGCGCTGTTCGGTGCGGGCCGCATGGAGGCCTTGCTCGACGCGTTCGTGGGCTTGTTCGCGCAGGTGGTGGCTTCACCCGACCAGGTGCTGGGTGCGTACTCGCTGGTGACCGAGGCGTCGCGCAGGCTTCTCCCGGACCTGCGCACGGTGCTGGATGTCCCGTCTCATGCGCCGATCACGGAGCGTCTCCGGGAATGGGCCGAGAGGACGCCCGAGCACACGGCCGTCGAGTGGGCCGGGCGAGGGTACTCCTATGCCGAGCTGTGGCGCTCCGTGGAGGGGATCGCGCGCGGCCTGCTCGCCCAGGGGCTGCGAAAAGGGGACGTGGTCGCCGTGCACGGTTCCCGCAGCTTCGGGACCGTGGCGAGCCTGTTCGGCGTCCTTCTGTGCGGCGGCGTCCTGCTCCCGCTGGCCGACAACCTGCCGCGGTTGCGCCGCGAGGCGATGCTGCGGGTCGGCGAAGCGAAGTTCGTGCTGGAGGTGGTGGACGCCGACGGAGAGGCCGGAGGAGAGCGTGCACCCGCGGAGGGGCGGCGAGTCTTCGAGGTGGATGCGCAGAGCGGGCGGCTCGAGGTCGCGCTCGCCGAGGCACACTCCTTCCCCGAACTCCGCGAGGAGGATCCGGCCTACATCATGTTCACCTCGGGCACGACTGGCGAACCCAAAGGCATCCTGGGGGTCCACCGGGGGCTCGCTCATTTCCTCGCCTGGCAGCGGACGACATTCGAGATCGGCCCTTCGGAGCGGTGCGCGAACTACGCCGGGCTCTCGTTCGATCTCACCCTGCGTGACGTCTTCCTCGCGCCGACGAGCGGCGCGACGCTCTGTCTGCCGCCGCGGGGGCTAGAGCTGGAGGGGGCGGGCTTCCTGGCGTGGCTCGCCCGTGAGCGCATCACCCTGGCGCACCCGGTGCCCTCGCTGGCCCTCGCGTGGCTACAGCACGCGCCGGAGGGCTACACCTGTCCGTCACTGCGCTGGACGCTGTTCCTGGGCGAGCCGCTGACCGACACGCTGGTGACGGCGTGGCGCAAGGTCTTTCCCGCCACGGTGGTGGCCAATTTCTACGGCCCCTCCGAGACGACCATGGCGAAGTGCTTCTACGTGGTGCCCGAGCCGCCGAACCACGGCATTCAGCCCATCGGCTCGCCCCTGCCGCAGACGCAAGCGTTCGTGCTGCGCCCCGACGGGAAGCTGTGCGGCATCGGTGAACCAGGGGAGATCGTTCTCCGCACGCCCTTCCGCACGCTCGGCTATGTGAACCCCGGTCCAGACGATCGCCGCTTCGTCCCCAACCCCGAGCGCGAGGACCCGCGGGATCTGCTGTACCGCACAGGGGATCGTGCGCGTTACCGCCCTGACGGGACCATCGACATCCTGGGGCGCGTCGACAACGAGGTCAAAATCAACGGCGTCCGCGTCCAGCCCGAGGAGATCAAGGCGCTGCTGGATCGGCACCCCCACGTGCGTGGGAGCGTGGTCGTGGTCTCCGCCCGGCAAGGAGAAAAGCGGCTCGTCGCTTACGTGGTCCTCCACCAGGGCGCGTCGCTCGACACGAAAGAGCTACGCCACTACCTGGCGCAGCGACTCCCGGCAGCGCTGGTGCCGTCCGCCTTCGTCAGCCTGGACGCGATCCCGGTGACGCCGAACGGGAAGGTCGATGTCCGCGTGTTGCCGGCTCCGGTGTCCGAAACCGTCGAGGGGTTCTCCGTGCCGCGGAACGAGATCGAGCGGCGGATGGTGCAGCTCTGGCAGGAGCTGCTGGATCGGCACGCGGTGGGGATTCACGACAATTTCTTCGAAATCGGGGGGCACTCGCTCGTCGCCGTGCACCTGATGGCGCGGATTCACCAGGTGTTCGGCCAGCATCTACCCCTGTCGGCGCTCTTCGCCCACCCGACGATCGAGACGCTGGCTTCGAGCCTGGAGGTCGAGGGAGCCCAGGAGCAAGCGTCGCCGCTGGTCCCGATCCAGCCGAAGGGGGCCCGCGCGCCCTTCTTCTGTGCGCCGGGCCTCGGCGGAAACGTTCTGTACCTGCATCACCTGGCGCGGGCTCTGGGACCGGACCAGCCATTCTACGGGCTGCAGGCGGTCGGCATGGATGGGCGCGCCACGCCTCATACGACGGTCGAGGCGATGGCAGCCGCGTACATCCAGAGGGTGAAGCAGGTGCAGCCCGAGGGGCCTTATCACCTGGGGGGCCACTCGTTCGGTGGGCAGGTGGCCTTCGAGATGGCGCAACAGCTTCGTCGGGCAGGAGACGACGTGGGGCTCCTGGCGATCTTCGATTCCGGTCCTCCTTGCGCCACGGACGAGGAGAAGCCGACGACGGACCAGGCGGGAGCGCTGAGTGAGATGGCGGCGATTCTGGGCTTCATGGCCGGGCGAGAGATGCGTCTGGACCCGGAGGCCTTGCGACCCCTCTCTGCAGAGGAGCGCCTGGTTCGCTTCAAGCAGATGATGGAGGCAGCCAAGCTGCTGCCTGCGAACACGGACCTGCAGCAAGTGCGAGGCTGGCTCTCGGTGTTCGAGAGCAACTACCGGATGACGTACGCACCGTCCGACGTCCGCGCGGTTCGCACGGTCTACTTTTGCGCGCGAGAGCAGGCGCCGGAGGTGCGCGAACAGCGACTGGCGGGGTGGAAGCGGCACACCTCGATGGAGGTGGTGGACCTGGATGGATCCCATCAGTCGATCCTGTCCGAGCCTCGGGTCCGGACCCTGGCGGAGCGCTTGACGGACCTTCTCCAGAGGAGGCCAGGATGA
- a CDS encoding tryptophan 7-halogenase, producing the protein MSGGSMDEAFDVIVLGGGPAGSTVASFVAMAGHRVLLLEKERFPRHQIGESLLPATIHGICSLLGVKEEIERSGFPRKNGGTFRWGKSADPWTFRFTKQANDPYGHAYQVERAKFDDILLRNARRKGVDVREGHETLGMLYEGERVVGVRFRDAEGKERTASARYVADTSGHKSHVAPTVGQRVFSKFFQNVALYGYYEHGKRLPAPNSGNILCAAFPSGWFWYIPLSDTLTSVGAVVAKDAAGRIRESADEAMRSYIDECPIIRDYLSTATRVTEGIYGEYRIRKDYSYCNTRFWAPGVVLVGDAACFIDPVFSSGVHLATYSAMLAARSINTSLLDDELMTEEECFEEYEFRYRREFGKFYQFLIAFYDMNQDESSYFWSARKILNTEERDNDAFVRLVAGISEADEPLFEGGADRFFADRQGFGAYFADVVAGPGAEEKASAAPRPAAAHRPDPVKFDADKFMQGFTSEVAQLQLLALMGERRPKERPLVPNGLVASGDGLHWAVAPE; encoded by the coding sequence ATGAGCGGCGGTTCAATGGATGAGGCCTTCGATGTCATCGTTCTGGGCGGTGGACCTGCTGGGTCGACCGTGGCGTCGTTCGTCGCCATGGCAGGGCATCGCGTCCTGCTCCTGGAGAAGGAGCGGTTCCCGCGGCACCAGATCGGCGAGTCGCTCTTGCCGGCGACGATCCACGGCATCTGCTCACTGCTTGGTGTGAAGGAGGAGATCGAGCGCTCCGGCTTCCCGCGGAAGAACGGCGGGACGTTCCGCTGGGGCAAGAGCGCCGACCCGTGGACGTTTCGGTTCACCAAGCAGGCCAATGACCCCTACGGTCACGCGTACCAGGTCGAGCGCGCGAAGTTCGACGACATCCTGCTCCGCAACGCGCGGCGCAAAGGGGTCGACGTGCGCGAGGGGCACGAGACCCTGGGGATGCTGTACGAGGGCGAGCGCGTGGTCGGTGTGCGGTTCCGTGACGCAGAAGGCAAGGAGCGCACGGCGAGCGCGCGCTACGTCGCAGACACGTCGGGTCACAAGAGCCATGTGGCGCCGACCGTGGGTCAGCGAGTGTTCTCGAAGTTCTTCCAGAACGTCGCGCTCTACGGGTACTACGAGCATGGCAAGCGGCTGCCCGCGCCGAACTCGGGAAACATCCTCTGTGCTGCCTTCCCGAGCGGGTGGTTCTGGTACATCCCCCTCTCCGACACGCTGACGAGCGTCGGGGCCGTGGTCGCGAAGGATGCCGCGGGGCGCATCCGCGAGAGCGCGGACGAGGCCATGCGCTCCTACATCGACGAGTGCCCGATCATCCGTGACTACCTGTCGACCGCGACTCGGGTCACAGAGGGGATCTACGGCGAGTACCGGATCCGCAAGGACTACTCGTACTGCAACACGCGCTTCTGGGCGCCGGGGGTCGTCCTCGTCGGCGACGCGGCCTGCTTCATCGACCCGGTGTTCTCCTCGGGCGTCCACCTGGCCACGTACTCGGCGATGCTCGCCGCGCGCTCCATCAACACCAGCTTGCTCGACGACGAGCTGATGACCGAGGAGGAGTGCTTCGAGGAATACGAGTTCCGGTACCGCCGCGAGTTCGGCAAGTTTTACCAGTTCCTCATCGCCTTCTACGACATGAACCAGGATGAGTCGTCGTACTTCTGGTCGGCCCGCAAGATCCTGAACACCGAGGAGCGGGACAACGACGCCTTCGTCCGTCTCGTGGCGGGGATCAGCGAGGCCGACGAGCCGCTGTTCGAAGGGGGGGCCGACAGGTTCTTCGCCGACCGGCAAGGCTTCGGTGCGTACTTTGCGGATGTCGTCGCCGGCCCAGGGGCAGAGGAGAAGGCTTCTGCCGCTCCGCGGCCCGCTGCGGCGCACCGACCGGATCCGGTGAAATTCGACGCCGACAAGTTCATGCAGGGCTTCACGAGCGAAGTCGCTCAGCTCCAGCTCCTGGCGCTGATGGGGGAGCGGCGGCCCAAGGAGCGACCCCTCGTGCCGAACGGCCTGGTGGCCTCGGGCGATGGCCTCCACTGGGCCGTGGCACCCGAGTGA
- a CDS encoding MFS transporter, producing MTTSSRRFRFALLFGLAMTEMMPIALISQALPLFLRRSGASLQAIGLISLVLLPRALKVFWAPFVDRIGASSRFGRYRLWLLCLHGLLVVSLALGAFTDVEAWLTTKLTFGIPALLWLSILSATADTASHALAVNLLAPDERGSGNGVQTAGMMLGSLVGGGALVMLVEQTSWKLALLLMAGAILLPLPAVLLYQEPPLASAQHVTAREIFAFFKRPRLGRWLLFLGLMAIGPSTIDICLPSLLVDRGYALSEIGLVMGVITSLAGAAGGAFGGVLIKHLGRERAFYALTLLCSACLASTLLTRMAPGRALLYAGLALPYFGVVARAPLLYAMIMDRSRGHVASSDYTVQFTLVQISGFLGLGLGGVIAEQLGMTAAFVTAPLLTLGTLVAAKYLVAPQDFQPDPETATSDADTALSRGSSALTPADS from the coding sequence GTGACGACCAGCTCGCGCCGGTTTCGCTTCGCACTGCTCTTCGGCCTCGCCATGACCGAGATGATGCCCATCGCGCTCATCTCCCAGGCGCTGCCGCTGTTCTTGCGGCGGAGTGGCGCGTCCCTCCAGGCCATCGGCCTCATCTCCCTGGTCCTGCTCCCGCGCGCGCTGAAGGTCTTCTGGGCGCCCTTCGTCGACCGTATCGGTGCCAGCTCGCGCTTCGGCCGCTACCGCCTCTGGCTGCTTTGCCTGCACGGCCTCCTGGTCGTCTCGCTCGCCCTCGGCGCCTTCACCGACGTCGAGGCGTGGCTCACCACCAAGCTCACCTTCGGCATCCCGGCGCTGCTGTGGCTCTCGATCCTCTCCGCGACTGCGGACACGGCTTCGCACGCCCTTGCCGTGAACCTGCTCGCCCCCGACGAGCGAGGCAGCGGCAACGGCGTCCAGACGGCGGGCATGATGCTCGGAAGCCTCGTCGGCGGCGGCGCCCTCGTGATGCTCGTCGAGCAGACCAGCTGGAAGCTCGCGCTCCTCTTGATGGCCGGCGCCATCCTGCTGCCTCTCCCGGCCGTGCTGCTCTACCAGGAGCCTCCGCTCGCCAGCGCCCAGCACGTCACGGCCCGAGAGATCTTCGCCTTCTTCAAGCGCCCTCGCCTCGGCCGCTGGCTTCTCTTCCTCGGCCTGATGGCCATCGGCCCCTCCACCATCGACATCTGCCTGCCCAGCCTCCTCGTGGACCGTGGCTACGCCCTCTCGGAGATCGGCCTGGTCATGGGCGTCATCACCAGCCTCGCTGGCGCCGCTGGAGGCGCCTTCGGCGGCGTCCTCATCAAGCACCTCGGACGCGAGCGCGCCTTCTACGCCCTCACCCTGCTCTGCAGCGCTTGCCTCGCATCCACGCTTCTCACCCGCATGGCCCCTGGCCGTGCGCTCCTCTACGCCGGCCTCGCCCTCCCCTACTTCGGCGTCGTGGCCCGCGCTCCACTCCTCTACGCCATGATCATGGACCGCAGCCGCGGCCACGTCGCCAGCTCCGACTACACCGTGCAGTTCACCCTGGTGCAGATCTCCGGCTTCCTCGGCCTGGGCCTCGGCGGCGTCATCGCCGAGCAGCTCGGCATGACCGCCGCCTTCGTCACCGCCCCCTTGCTGACGCTCGGCACCCTCGTCGCGGCGAAGTACCTCGTCGCCCCTCAGGACTTCCAGCCCGATCCCGAGACAGCCACCTCTGACGCGGATACGGCGCTGTCTCGTGGCAGCAGCGCGCTGACCCCGGCAGATTCCTGA
- a CDS encoding cytochrome P450, with product MSEDAQSQFSFSALVRAYRDPHPAYAALRSHDCISYDPTSQFWLVTGHAATTAILSDQRFSSDVRFENAASPEPGASSFLRDAIEKGVIFSDGDAHRRVQNVILRVLGRMGKEAPANITAMVQAILSRVRGHASFDLVKDFAEPLSLLVVSQLLGLPMDDEEHLRKLAVWSDAHGDAVSGYLRVDLQHINRLGARFREILAAKREAPEGDLFSAFLQEGSLFVDDDELIINCMMIFGAGRVTTRKVLSNGLPVLLRDWARWGRLHREDATFCKRAAEELLRVVTPTRYLLRCATEDIDLSEQFPGDHLIYEGEKVMLFLEAANRDPEVFAQPDAFDPDRATTRHVSFGFGSHYCPGAKLARLEIQIALELLLETFPELHTDTTFVPLWDPNPNLGGIMSLRVCPFRASQAAKQEG from the coding sequence ATGAGCGAGGACGCGCAGTCCCAGTTCAGCTTCTCGGCCCTGGTGCGAGCGTACCGTGATCCGCACCCCGCCTACGCGGCGCTGCGGTCCCATGACTGCATCTCCTACGATCCGACGAGCCAGTTCTGGCTGGTCACGGGGCATGCGGCGACGACGGCCATCCTGTCGGATCAGAGGTTCTCATCGGACGTGCGCTTCGAGAATGCGGCGTCTCCTGAGCCGGGGGCGTCGTCGTTCCTGCGGGACGCGATCGAGAAGGGGGTGATCTTCTCCGACGGCGATGCGCACCGCAGGGTGCAGAACGTGATCCTGCGGGTGCTCGGGCGGATGGGGAAGGAGGCGCCCGCGAACATCACGGCGATGGTGCAGGCGATCCTGTCACGGGTGCGCGGGCACGCGTCCTTCGATCTGGTGAAAGACTTCGCGGAGCCCCTGTCGCTCCTCGTGGTGTCGCAGCTCCTGGGGCTGCCGATGGATGACGAGGAGCACCTGCGGAAGCTGGCGGTGTGGTCCGACGCGCACGGGGACGCGGTGAGCGGCTACCTGAGGGTCGACTTGCAGCACATCAACCGGCTCGGAGCGCGCTTCCGGGAGATCCTCGCGGCCAAGCGGGAGGCGCCAGAGGGGGATCTGTTCAGCGCCTTCCTCCAGGAGGGGTCGCTCTTCGTCGACGACGACGAGCTGATCATCAACTGCATGATGATCTTCGGCGCCGGGCGGGTGACGACGCGCAAGGTGCTGAGCAACGGGCTCCCGGTGCTCCTGCGGGACTGGGCGCGCTGGGGGCGCCTGCACCGGGAAGATGCGACGTTCTGCAAGCGGGCAGCGGAGGAGCTCCTGCGGGTGGTCACGCCGACCCGCTACCTCCTGCGCTGCGCCACCGAGGACATCGATCTGTCGGAGCAGTTCCCTGGCGATCACCTGATCTACGAGGGGGAGAAGGTGATGCTGTTCCTGGAGGCGGCGAACCGCGACCCGGAGGTGTTCGCGCAACCCGATGCCTTCGACCCTGATCGCGCGACGACGCGGCACGTGTCGTTCGGATTCGGGTCGCACTATTGTCCGGGAGCGAAGCTTGCGCGGCTGGAGATCCAGATCGCGCTGGAGCTCTTGCTGGAGACGTTTCCGGAGCTGCACACCGATACGACGTTCGTGCCGCTCTGGGATCCGAACCCGAACCTCGGAGGGATCATGTCGCTCCGGGTGTGTCCTTTCCGGGCGTCGCAAGCAGCGAAGCAGGAGGGGTGA